A genomic segment from Amphiprion ocellaris isolate individual 3 ecotype Okinawa chromosome 17, ASM2253959v1, whole genome shotgun sequence encodes:
- the sgtb gene encoding small glutamine-rich tetratricopeptide repeat-containing protein beta, with translation MAVEKRLAFSIVQFLRDQTHCGSLNSDEQESLEVAIQCLETTFKISSSDCHLAVPQPLTEIFLNSLLKNDNLTLPETSPSPEDIERAEQLKNEGNNHMKEENYICAVECYTKAIDLDLRNAVYYCNRAAAHSKLGNYTEATGDCERAIGIDPTYSKAYGRMGLALTAMNKYPEAISYFKKALVLDPENDTYKSNLKIAEQKQKEATSPIAAGLGFDMASLINNPAFISMAASVMQNQQVQQLMSGMMSNAVGGPAAGVGGLSDISSLIEAGQQFAQQIQQQNPELIEQLRNHIRSRSFSGSAEEHS, from the exons ATGGCCGTGGAGAAGCGCCTGGCATTCTCTATTGTGCAGTTCCTACGAGATCAAACACATTGCGGTTCTTTGAATTCTGATGAGCAGGAGAGCCTTGAAG TTGCGATACAGTGCTTGGAGACCACCTTCAAGATCAGCTCCAGTGACTGCCATCTTGCAGTGCCACAGCCACTTACGGAGATATTCCTCAATTCCCTCCTCAAG AATGACAACCTGACCCTACCAGAGACCTCCCCGTCTCCTGAAGACATTGAACGAGCAGAGCAGCTTAAGAATGAAG GTAACAATCACATGAAGGAGGAGAACTACATATGTGCGGTGGAGTGCTACACAAAGGCCATCGATCTGGACCTAAGAAATGCTGTGTACTACTGCAACAG GGCTGCAGCTCACAGTAAACTGGGGAATTACACTGAGGCAACTGGGGACTGTGAGAGAGCCATTGGGATTGATCCCACGTACAGCAAAGCATATGGGAGGATGGG TTTGGCTTTGACAGCTATGAACAAGTATCCAGAGGCAATTTCCTACTTCAAGAAAGCTTTGGTATTAGACCCTGAGAATGACACTTACAAATCCAATCTGAAGATTGCAGagcagaagcagaaagaagcaaCCAGCCCA ATAGCAGCTGGATTAGGATTTGACATGGCGAGTTTAATCAACAACCCTGCCTTCATCAGCATG GCTGCAAGTGTTATGCAGAACCAGCAAGTACAACAGCT TATGTCAGGAATGATGTCTAATGCAGTTGGAGGTCCAGCAGCAGGAGTTGGAGGACTGTCAGACATTTCCAGCTTGATTGAAGC AGGACAACAGTTTGCCCAGCAGATCCAGCAGCAGAACCCAGAGCTGATTGAGCAGTTAAGGAACCACATCCGGAGTCGTTCCTTCAGCGGCAGCGCCGAGGAGCACTCATGA